The region TTTTACTGTCATAAGGTCGGCTAAAATCTGACACGGATGTTCAAGATCAGATAAAGCATTTATAACAGGTATTTTACTTTCTTTTGCAAGAATGAGAAGTGTTTCATGGGAGAAAACTCTTGAAATAATTCCATCAGTCCATCTTTCAAGATTTTTTGCAATATCTTTTACACTTTCCCTTTTACCCATTCCTACATCCTGCTGGGAAAGGTAAATTGAATCTCCACCGAGTTTTTTTATCCCTGTTTCAAAGCTTACTCTTGTTCTTAATGAGGGTTTTTCAAAAATTAAAGCAAAAATTTTATTTTTAAGAATTTTTTCTATTTTCCCCTTTTTAAACTTTTCTGCAAATTCAAGAATCTTTAAAAGTTCTTCTGAATTAATATCAAGCATTGATAAAAAATCTTTTTTCATTTTCCCTCCTTTTCCAGTGCTTCTGCCTTTTTGAAGGCTTCAAGGGCTTCATTTTTTTTGTCAATTCTTGAAAGGCAATCTGCCATTAATCTGTATACATTTGAACTTTCCCTGAGGGAAAGGGATTTTTTATAGAATTCGATAGCCTTTGTATAATTTTTTGATAGATGATATGATCTTCCAATATACTCATAAGCATAAGCATCTTCAGGATTTTTCTTTGCATATCTTTCAAAATATTTAATTGATTCATCATATTTTTTTAAAAAGAAATTGGAAAGGGCGATATTAAAGAGATAATTGATGTTTGAGGAATCGGATTTGTAAGCTTCTTTAAAATATTTCTCTGCTTCTTCATAATTTTCTTTATTTGTGTAAATTTCACCGAGCAATTCGTAGTATTTTGCTTTTAAGTCAGGGGTAAGTTCTTTATTTATGTTATTTCTTACTATTTCCTCTGCTTTTGCTATATTCTCCTCTAAATAAAATCTCGCAAGATAATAGGACATTTGGGGATCTCCTTGGTTTTTATTGTATCCCTCCTCCAGAATTTCCTTTGCTTTTTGAGTTTCCCCTTTCCCTTGATAAAAAGCAGCAAGATTCATATAGACTTTTGGGTTTTGAGGTTCAATTTCCTTTAGTTTATTGAAGCATTTTATTGCAAAGTCATAATCTTTTTCTTGACCCGATATAATTCCTGCGTTAAAAAGGGTTGTTTTATCAACTTCCTCAAGTGGTTTTTTCAATCCCATATCAAGGGATTTAAAAAGGTAATTTGCTCCCTCTTTATATTTATTCATATAAGTGTAGCCTCTTGAAATCCATAGGTAAGGTTCAGGGTTATTTGGTTCTTCTTTTGCCCATTTTTCAGCTTCTTCTATCATTTTTGTAAAATTTTCTTGTTGCATATATATTTTTACAGATGTGGAATGGGGATTTGATACACAGGAAAAAAATAATAATGAGATTGTTATAAATAATTTTTTCATTTTTTTATTTTTTATTTTTTTGAAAGGCTTTGAACCTTATAGAAAAATTAATTATAAATAAAATTCTTTAATTTTTTCACAAATAAAATTCACTTCCTCATCTTTTAAATGTGGATGTGAGGGTAGTGAGAGAACTTCTTTAGATATTTTTTCAGTTATTTTTAAATCACCTTCTTTAAAACCATAAAATTTAGCAGCAGGTTGTAAGTGACAGGGGACTGGATAATGAATACCTGTTTCAATACCTTCTTTTTTTAGATACTCTTTTAATTTATCTCTTTCTTTTGTTCTTATGACGAATAGATGATAAACTGAATTTTTTTCTTTATTTTCCTTTATAAGTTTTATTTCCTTTAAACTTTTAAGGTTTTCGTAATAAATTTTTGCTATTTCTCTTCTCCTTGAATTCCATTTATCAAGATGTTTGAGTTTTAAAAGTAATATAGCAGCTTGAATTTCATCCATTCTAAAATTGAAGCCCATAATTTCACTAAAGTAGCTTTTATTCTGCCCGTGATTTCTTAAAAGTTTTATTTTTTCATAAATTTTTTTGTTATTTGTTGAAACCCCCCCAGCTTCTCCAAGAGCACCGAGATTTTTTGTATAGTAAAAACTGAAAGCGGAAACATCACCTAAATTACCGACTTTTTTATCTCTGTAAATAGCTCCATGGGCTTGTGCTGCATCTTCAATTAAAATAATATCTGGGTAATTTTCTTTGATTTTCCAGAATTCATCCATATCACAGGGAGTTCCAAAGATATGTACTAAAATTATTGCTTTTGTTTTTTTAGTTATTTTTTTCCTTACATCTTCAGGATCAATTGTAAAATCATCTTCTTTTATTTCAGCAAAGATAGGTTTTGCTCCAACCATCCAGACAGCTTCAAGAGTTGCAAAAAAGGTAAAGGAAGGTAAAATTACTTCATCATCCTTTTCTACCCCTGCTCCCCTTAAGGCAAGATGTAATGCATCTGTTCCAGAAGATAAGGAAACAAAATACTTTGTTCCACAATACTCAGCAAATTTTTTTTCAAACTCCTCTTGGTATGGCCCCAGGTATAAATTCATTTCAGAAAAAATCTTTTCAAGGAGTGGAAAAAGTTCTTCCTTTATTTCAGTATAAGGTGTATAAAGGTCCTGTAATTTTATTTTTTTCATATTTCATAATGATAAGAAAATTTTCTGAGAAAATCTAAAAAATTATTAAAAAATTTTTTTATTTTTTCTTGTGTTTTTCTATCTTTTAATTTAAGATTTTTGTCAAATTTTTCATCAGCATTAGATATCATGAGGGTTTCAGGGTATATAAAAGCTTTAAGAGAAAAAAGGATATCAATAAGATGTTTCTGTGCTCTTGCTGTTCCAAAATTTCCAGTTGTTACTCCGCCTATTGCACATAGTTTACCTTTAAGTGGATTTTCTCCTCTTGAAATCCAGTCTATAACATTTTTTAAAACACCAGAAACTGAATGATTATATTCTGGTGTTATGAATATCATCCCATCACAATTTTTTATTTTTTTCTTTAATTTGATAACACTTTCGGGTGTTCCACTTTCTTCAATATCTTGATTAAAAAGAGGTATATTTCCTATTTCAATAATTTCAAATTTTACATCACTGGGACAGTTTTTTTTAATTTCCCTTAATATTCTTCTGTTGAAAGATTTCTCTCTTAAACTTCCTGCTATTCCAATAAGTTTAATTCTCCTCTTTTGCTTCATTTGTTTAAGTATAAAATAAAAATTTAAATTTCTACTATTTCAAAAGAACCTTCTGTTTTTTTATTCTTTCAATAAAGTTTTTAAATTTTTCGATAGTTATACTGTTAAAGATATTTATCATTTTACACGCATCTTCTTCTGCAATTTCTTCGGGTATATTTAGAAATTGAGTAAAGAAATTTATAAAGAATTGAGCCTTTTCATAAAAATCCCGAGCGATTTTCTCTCCCTTTTCTGTTAATTCTACAAATCCATAGTGTTCGTGTAAAATAAGTCCTCTTTTAGCTAATTCCTTTATAGCCTGGGTAGCAGCAGAGGTGGTAACATTAATTCTTAAAGCTATTTCCTTAACCCTCACAACCTTTCTTTTCTGACTCAGAACATATATACACCTCAGATATCTTATTAGGGATTTAGGTAAATCATTTTTTTTCATTATATTCCCCTCCTTAATTATTATAATTAAAAATTTTAAAATATCAATATTAAAAAATTCAAATAATTTTTAATTCTTTAAATATTCAATAAGTGGATCAGAAACAAGTGGTATAACATCTTTTAGCATATGGGGCATTAAATTATCTACAATTTTAGGCATAAGCTCGGGCATCTGTTCTTCCATGTAATCTGGCATATCTATTTTTTCTTTAACAAGTTCAAGCATTCTTGGCATAACCTTAGGCATAATAACTGGCATAAGAATAGGAAAGAGAATAGGAAACATAGGTTTCATAGCATAAAGAGAAAGTGGAATTTTTCCCATAAATTTCATTATCTTTCCCATTCCTAAGGGCATAGCATTTATGATATCAGGAAACATTTCTTCCATTAAAGTAGCAAAACCCTCTGGTGTCATTAGTTTTATCATCTTTTCAAAAACTGCCCATCCTCTTTTAACTTCTGGATTGGGATCAGGTAATTCATAACCAAGACTTTCAGCTGTAAATCTTGCAAGGTCAACAATTTCAAGAGGTAAATTTTTTTTCTCTTTAGTTACTCTTAACTGAAATTCACAGCAAGGACAAAGGGCAAGAACTTTTTGTGCACCTACTTCAATTGCTTCTTTTAATCTTATTTCACCAGTTTCTGCTGCAACATCTGGTTCTTTTATAAGAGTGAGAACTGAACCGCAGCAAAGGGAGTTTTCCCTATTATGTTTCATCTCAACAAATTCCACATTTGGATTTGCCTTTATTAACTCTCTTGGTTCTTCATAAATTCCTGATGCTCTTCCTATATGACAGGAATCATGGAAAGTCACTTTAATTTTTTTATCTTTAGAGTTTTCAAATTTAAACTCCCCTTTTTTAATTTTTTCAGTTATTACTTCACTATAATGTTTTACTTTGATGTCGTATTCAATTCCGAGTTTTTTAGCCCATTCTGGATAAACTTTTCTCCACATCATATCACAGGCGGGGCAAGAGGTTATGACAAATTTTGCCTCTCTATCTTTTACAGCTTTAATATTTTTTTTCATTGTTTCTTTAAAAAGATCCCATTTACCAGCTACAAGCATTGGTGTTGCACAGCAATTCTCTTCGTCTCCCAAATATGTAAAGTCAATTCCAGCTGAATCAAGAAGCCTTACAGTTCCTATTCCTATGTCCTGTTCCACATAACTTGCAGTGCAACCTGCAAAATAAACATAAGGTGCTTTTTCCTTTTTGTAATACTTTTCTTTGAGATCTTGAGGGAACCATTCTGCTCTATTTTTTCTATAACCAGCCCATATATTTCCTTCTTTTGATAGAGCTTGAGCCATCATTTCAAAGGGAGGAAAAGTCATTTTCTTTTCTTCATCTACAAGTTTTCCCCTTAATTCCATCCAGGATTCTTCAATTGGAAGATTAGCTGAACATCTTAAATTACATCTCTCACAGGTAGTGCAGGCAAGAAAGGAGTCAACCATTTTTTGGTTAAAATTTTCTCTGCCTTCCATAAATTCTCTTAAAAAGAACCATTTTCCCCTTGGACTCTGGCTTTCCCATCCTCTTCCATAAAATTGTGTGCAGTCTTCAACACAGTATCCGCATTGAGAACACACATATGAGAAAAAAGCAATATCAGCTGGTATTCCCCTTATGTCTCTGTCAGGTTTTTCCCCAATTCTTAAAGTTACATAATTTCCAAAAGGTCTTATAAAGGGTTCAAATATTTCGGAAAGTGTTAAAATTTTGCTCATAAATCCATCAGTTATTACTTTTCCTGGATTGAAGAGATTTTTAGGATCTTTTTCAATTTTAAATTTTCTGAGTTTCTTAACTTTATCTTCACCTAAAATTTTTTTAGCCTTTTTTGAGAAATAAAGTCCTGTTGAATAGGGTCTCCCTCCATATTTTTCTGCAATTTTTAAAATTGTTAAAACAAGTCCGAAAACAAAGTTATAACTGAATTTTCTTTCATCACTTGGAATAAAGCCAAGCACAACCACTTCAGGTTTTCCGTATTTTCCAGTTTTAATAATTACAGCTTCTTTTACAACTGGTTTATTAATTTTATTTTCTATTTCTTTTAGACATTTATCTAAATTTTCAAGAGGTATTATAAATTCAGAGGGCACAAGGGATGGTCCCAGCCTTTTGATAACCATTATTTTAAATCTATTTTCCCATTCATGCCTTGCTATTTCTTCACTTAAAATTTTTATTTCATACTTGTTTGCTAAACTTTTAAGATTATTTAGAACTTCTTCTTTGTCCTTTTTTCTGTAGGCTATTGTAAGAATATATGCAGCAGGTAAGAGAATTTTTTCTTCCTTTTTATTTTCATTTAAAGGTGCTTTATTTTTAAGTTCAGCCATCCTTGGATTTATAAAACTTAATGACCAGATTTTTAAATCCATTTTTATAATTTCTTCAATAAAGCTTTTAAGTTTTTCTATATCAGGTGTTGCAAAGGTATTTACTTCAATTTTTTCGTAAGGTTTTACTTTTAAAGTAATCTCAGTTATTATTCCAGTTATTCCTTCTGCTTCATAGAATAAATCAAGTTCATCCTCTTCAATTTTTTTGACGGTTCCGTCTGGTAATATTGCTTTAATGGCTTTAACATTTTCTCCAAAATATCCGTATTCATAACTACCAATTCCAGCACCTCCTTGAGCAAACCATCCACCAACTGTTGAAGAAGGGTAACTTGTTGGATAAAGTCTTAAGGTTAATCCATGTTTTAAAAGTTCTTTATCAAGCTGTTCCCAGGTAATTCCTGGCTGGCAGGTTACAAGTTCCTTTTCTGGGTCTATATTAATAATTTTTTTCATTCTGTAAAAATCAATTACAATTCCTCTTTTGATTGGAATTACTCCTCCATACCCTGAGGTTGCTTTTCCTCTTGGAACAACTGGAATATTATTTTCCTTAGCCCATTTTACAAGGAAGACTATTTCTTCTTCATTTTCAGGTTGAACCACAAGGTCAGCAATTGGATTTTTGAATATTTTTTTAATAAGTGATGGTATAGAAGCAATATCATGGGAATAAAGCTTCCTTTCAATTTTATCAAGGGAAGCCCTATTTTTAAATTTTTCTATTATTGGTAAATATTTTTTTTGTAAGGTTTTCATTTCCCCTCCTTTTAAGTTTACTTAAAAAAGTTAAATTTACTTAATATATTATAAAATTAATTTTATAAAATTTCAAGAAGAATTTATTTTGGAAATTTTAATAAATCTCGGTTATTTGGAGGAATTAGGGAATTCATATAATCGGGGCGCGCGGATTTGAACCGCGGACCTCCTGGTCCCAAGCCAGGCGCGCTATCCGGACTGCGCTACGCCCCGTAGAATTACTATAAAATTAATTATAAACTTTTAACCTTAAAAATACAAATTTTTATAAGTTTCAAAGTTGAAAAAAATTCTTCGAAAGAATATTATATTAAATATAAAAATGGAATTTTTTTATTTTTTGCTTTTGTTAATTTTTTTTAAAGATAAAGAAATAAAAGGAAATTTTCTAAAAGGAGGAGATCCTGTGGAAAAAAAATTTAAATTAGCCACCTTTGCAGGTGGATGTTTCTGGTGTATGGAAGAAGCCTTCCATAAAATTGAAGGTGTTATTGATGTTATTTCAGGTTATACAGGTGGTCAAAAGGAAAATCCCACCTATGAGGAGGTTTCATCTGGTAAAACAGGTCATTATGAAGCGGTTCAGGTTATCTATGATCCAGAGAAAATTTCATATCAGGATTTATTAGAAGTTTTTTGGTCTCATATAGACCCCACTGACCCTGAA is a window of candidate division WOR-3 bacterium DNA encoding:
- a CDS encoding FAD-binding and (Fe-S)-binding domain-containing protein: MKTLQKKYLPIIEKFKNRASLDKIERKLYSHDIASIPSLIKKIFKNPIADLVVQPENEEEIVFLVKWAKENNIPVVPRGKATSGYGGVIPIKRGIVIDFYRMKKIINIDPEKELVTCQPGITWEQLDKELLKHGLTLRLYPTSYPSSTVGGWFAQGGAGIGSYEYGYFGENVKAIKAILPDGTVKKIEEDELDLFYEAEGITGIITEITLKVKPYEKIEVNTFATPDIEKLKSFIEEIIKMDLKIWSLSFINPRMAELKNKAPLNENKKEEKILLPAAYILTIAYRKKDKEEVLNNLKSLANKYEIKILSEEIARHEWENRFKIMVIKRLGPSLVPSEFIIPLENLDKCLKEIENKINKPVVKEAVIIKTGKYGKPEVVVLGFIPSDERKFSYNFVFGLVLTILKIAEKYGGRPYSTGLYFSKKAKKILGEDKVKKLRKFKIEKDPKNLFNPGKVITDGFMSKILTLSEIFEPFIRPFGNYVTLRIGEKPDRDIRGIPADIAFFSYVCSQCGYCVEDCTQFYGRGWESQSPRGKWFFLREFMEGRENFNQKMVDSFLACTTCERCNLRCSANLPIEESWMELRGKLVDEEKKMTFPPFEMMAQALSKEGNIWAGYRKNRAEWFPQDLKEKYYKKEKAPYVYFAGCTASYVEQDIGIGTVRLLDSAGIDFTYLGDEENCCATPMLVAGKWDLFKETMKKNIKAVKDREAKFVITSCPACDMMWRKVYPEWAKKLGIEYDIKVKHYSEVITEKIKKGEFKFENSKDKKIKVTFHDSCHIGRASGIYEEPRELIKANPNVEFVEMKHNRENSLCCGSVLTLIKEPDVAAETGEIRLKEAIEVGAQKVLALCPCCEFQLRVTKEKKNLPLEIVDLARFTAESLGYELPDPNPEVKRGWAVFEKMIKLMTPEGFATLMEEMFPDIINAMPLGMGKIMKFMGKIPLSLYAMKPMFPILFPILMPVIMPKVMPRMLELVKEKIDMPDYMEEQMPELMPKIVDNLMPHMLKDVIPLVSDPLIEYLKN
- a CDS encoding tetratricopeptide repeat protein — its product is MKKLFITISLLFFSCVSNPHSTSVKIYMQQENFTKMIEEAEKWAKEEPNNPEPYLWISRGYTYMNKYKEGANYLFKSLDMGLKKPLEEVDKTTLFNAGIISGQEKDYDFAIKCFNKLKEIEPQNPKVYMNLAAFYQGKGETQKAKEILEEGYNKNQGDPQMSYYLARFYLEENIAKAEEIVRNNINKELTPDLKAKYYELLGEIYTNKENYEEAEKYFKEAYKSDSSNINYLFNIALSNFFLKKYDESIKYFERYAKKNPEDAYAYEYIGRSYHLSKNYTKAIEFYKKSLSLRESSNVYRLMADCLSRIDKKNEALEAFKKAEALEKEGK
- a CDS encoding metal-dependent transcriptional regulator, which gives rise to MKKNDLPKSLIRYLRCIYVLSQKRKVVRVKEIALRINVTTSAATQAIKELAKRGLILHEHYGFVELTEKGEKIARDFYEKAQFFINFFTQFLNIPEEIAEEDACKMINIFNSITIEKFKNFIERIKKQKVLLK
- a CDS encoding DegT/DnrJ/EryC1/StrS family aminotransferase, whose amino-acid sequence is MKKIKLQDLYTPYTEIKEELFPLLEKIFSEMNLYLGPYQEEFEKKFAEYCGTKYFVSLSSGTDALHLALRGAGVEKDDEVILPSFTFFATLEAVWMVGAKPIFAEIKEDDFTIDPEDVRKKITKKTKAIILVHIFGTPCDMDEFWKIKENYPDIILIEDAAQAHGAIYRDKKVGNLGDVSAFSFYYTKNLGALGEAGGVSTNNKKIYEKIKLLRNHGQNKSYFSEIMGFNFRMDEIQAAILLLKLKHLDKWNSRRREIAKIYYENLKSLKEIKLIKENKEKNSVYHLFVIRTKERDKLKEYLKKEGIETGIHYPVPCHLQPAAKFYGFKEGDLKITEKISKEVLSLPSHPHLKDEEVNFICEKIKEFYL
- a CDS encoding NAD(P)H-dependent oxidoreductase, coding for MKQKRRIKLIGIAGSLREKSFNRRILREIKKNCPSDVKFEIIEIGNIPLFNQDIEESGTPESVIKLKKKIKNCDGMIFITPEYNHSVSGVLKNVIDWISRGENPLKGKLCAIGGVTTGNFGTARAQKHLIDILFSLKAFIYPETLMISNADEKFDKNLKLKDRKTQEKIKKFFNNFLDFLRKFSYHYEI